Proteins from a genomic interval of Amblyraja radiata isolate CabotCenter1 unplaced genomic scaffold, sAmbRad1.1.pri S100, whole genome shotgun sequence:
- the LOC116969078 gene encoding histone-lysine N-methyltransferase PRDM9-like — protein CTQCGKGFTRSSTLLQHQRTHTGERPYTCIQCGKGFTCPSNLLSHQRTHTGERPYTCIQCGKDFTRASNLLVHQHTHTSERPYTCAQCGKGFTHPSSLLVHQRNHTGERPYTCVQCGKGFTRSSTLLQHQRTHTGERPYTCIQCGKCFTCPSNLLSHQRTHTGERPYTCIQCGKDFTRASNLLVHQHTHTSEPLCHGLPCPV, from the exons tgcacccagtgcggcaagggcttcacccgctccagcaccctgctgcaacaccagcgcacccacactggcgagcggccatacacctgcatccagtgcggcaagggcttcacctgccccagcaacctgctgtcccaccagcgcacccatactggcgagcgtccctacacctgcatccagtgcggcaaggacttcacccgCGCCAGCAACCTACTggtgcaccagcacacccacaccagcgagcgcccctacacctgcgcccagtgcggcaagggtttcacccaccccagcagcctgctggtgcaccagcgcaaccacaccggcgagcgcccctacacctgcgtccagtgcggcaagggcttcacccgctccagcaccctgctgcaacaccagcgcacccacactggcgagcggccATACACCTGCATCCAGTGCGGCAAGTGCTTCACCTGCCccagcaacctgctgtcccaccagcgcacccatactggcgagcgtccctacacctgcatccagtgcggcaaggacttcacccgCGCCAGCAACCTACTggtgcaccagcacacccacaccagcgagc cgctttgccatggcctcccatgtCCCGTctaa